From Longimicrobiaceae bacterium, the proteins below share one genomic window:
- a CDS encoding chemotaxis protein CheD: MNSPSIFVGVAEAAVAAGEEVLVTVGLGSCVAILLYDADVRVAGMAHVLLPAPHRAFEESQAAKYATTAVPHLLREMSARGADRRRVTARIVGGASMFSGPRSSPLASAGARNLEATRDALEWAGVPVTGEEVGSDHGRSVRLFAADGRVVVSSYRRGDVIL, translated from the coding sequence GTGAACAGTCCCTCCATCTTCGTCGGGGTCGCGGAGGCCGCGGTAGCCGCCGGAGAGGAGGTGCTGGTTACCGTGGGACTGGGGTCGTGCGTGGCCATCCTGCTCTACGATGCCGACGTCCGGGTAGCGGGGATGGCGCACGTCTTGTTGCCGGCTCCGCACCGCGCCTTCGAGGAGAGCCAGGCCGCCAAGTACGCGACCACGGCGGTCCCCCACCTGCTGCGCGAGATGTCGGCGCGCGGTGCCGATCGGCGGCGGGTCACCGCGCGGATCGTCGGGGGTGCCTCGATGTTCTCCGGCCCCCGCAGCTCCCCGCTAGCCTCGGCCGGAGCGCGCAACCTCGAAGCGACCCGCGATGCCCTGGAGTGGGCTGGCGTCCCCGTCACCGGCGAAGAGGTCGGCAGCGACCACGGACGCTCCGTCCGCCTCTTCGCCGCCGACGGACGGGTGGTGGTGAGCTCGTACCGACGCGGAGACGTGATACTGTAG
- a CDS encoding MATE family efflux transporter: MLTNIIGGIQGMVDHVMVGHLVGFQANAAIGVAWQIFIVVIVFITSLFTGMSVLVARFAGADEPEKVDRVVFQAFLTAVGISLLVLAPVGYLLSPALLDLVNAAPAVRAEALPFLRVMFLFSVGMMIFFMLSGALRSAGDARTPMVLGIAMTVLNMGLNIVLIAGLGPVPAFGTTGAAMGTVIASGLVAVYSLWKLQNGSWVISFPRGQGYAPDWGIIRALFRFGLPTGIQGIAMNVGGVLMLSFIGSLAQSAAAQAAFAISYSQLFSLVTWTSVGLMGAAAAIAGQSLGAGKPERAVSAVHVAARIAVGGAAAIGALFLLMPEALLGLFGMTEPAVIEIGTQLLRILSLSGLFIAVALTYTGGLQGTGDTKSPLYISIISQVVVPLGLCFIIQQTVGLDPIDIWIAILLGHTVRCVLSVARFRQGRWKSIVVDVQG, translated from the coding sequence ATGTTGACCAACATCATCGGCGGGATCCAGGGGATGGTCGATCACGTGATGGTCGGCCACCTGGTCGGCTTCCAGGCTAATGCTGCCATCGGGGTCGCCTGGCAGATCTTCATCGTCGTTATCGTCTTCATCACCTCGCTCTTCACCGGGATGAGCGTCCTGGTGGCCCGCTTTGCCGGTGCCGACGAGCCCGAGAAGGTCGACCGGGTGGTCTTCCAGGCATTCCTGACCGCGGTGGGGATTTCTCTTCTGGTGCTGGCTCCGGTGGGCTACCTCCTCTCGCCGGCGCTGCTCGACCTTGTCAACGCTGCCCCCGCCGTTCGCGCCGAAGCCCTCCCGTTTCTACGGGTGATGTTTCTGTTCAGCGTCGGCATGATGATCTTCTTCATGCTGAGCGGGGCGCTGCGGTCGGCCGGCGATGCGCGGACCCCGATGGTGCTGGGAATCGCCATGACCGTGCTGAACATGGGGCTCAACATCGTCCTCATCGCCGGACTTGGCCCGGTCCCGGCCTTCGGCACCACCGGCGCGGCGATGGGAACGGTGATCGCTTCGGGGCTGGTGGCGGTCTATTCGCTCTGGAAGCTGCAGAACGGAAGCTGGGTCATCTCCTTCCCCCGTGGGCAGGGATACGCTCCGGACTGGGGGATCATACGCGCGCTCTTCCGCTTCGGCCTGCCGACCGGTATCCAGGGAATTGCGATGAACGTCGGCGGCGTGCTGATGCTTTCGTTCATCGGTTCTCTCGCCCAGAGCGCGGCTGCCCAGGCGGCCTTTGCGATCTCCTATTCGCAGCTCTTCTCGCTGGTGACCTGGACCTCGGTGGGGTTGATGGGGGCGGCGGCGGCGATCGCGGGTCAGAGTCTCGGGGCGGGGAAGCCTGAGCGCGCGGTGTCCGCGGTGCACGTGGCGGCGCGGATCGCCGTTGGCGGTGCGGCGGCCATCGGCGCCCTGTTCCTGCTCATGCCCGAGGCGTTGCTCGGCCTCTTCGGCATGACCGAACCGGCGGTGATCGAGATCGGTACTCAGTTGCTGCGCATCCTGAGCCTGTCGGGACTCTTCATCGCCGTCGCCCTCACCTACACCGGCGGGCTTCAGGGAACCGGCGACACGAAGAGCCCGCTCTACATCTCGATCATCTCGCAGGTGGTGGTGCCGCTTGGTCTCTGCTTCATCATCCAGCAGACGGTGGGGCTCGACCCGATCGATATCTGGATCGCGATCCTGCTGGGGCACACGGTCCGCTGCGTCCTCAGCGTCGCGCGCTTCCGGCAAGGGCGGTGGAAGTCGATCGTAGTGGACGTGCAGGGTTAG
- a CDS encoding VOC family protein codes for MTVLTLGVDDLERAVAFYRDGLGWQTPGIVGTEFEHGAVAFFELEGGVQLALWPRRSIAHDSGVSEGAPSPTELTLGHNVASREQVDAVMEEARRAGGRIVKEAGETFWGGYAGYFADPDGHLWEVVWNPAALPPD; via the coding sequence GTGACAGTTCTTACCCTCGGGGTGGACGACCTCGAGCGCGCCGTGGCCTTCTACCGCGATGGTCTCGGGTGGCAGACGCCGGGCATCGTGGGTACCGAGTTCGAGCACGGAGCCGTGGCCTTCTTCGAGCTGGAAGGCGGGGTGCAGCTCGCATTGTGGCCGAGGCGGAGCATCGCGCACGACAGTGGTGTGTCCGAGGGGGCACCGTCTCCGACGGAGCTCACCCTCGGGCACAACGTTGCCAGCCGCGAGCAGGTAGATGCGGTGATGGAGGAGGCACGGCGGGCGGGTGGGCGCATCGTCAAGGAAGCGGGGGAGACCTTCTGGGGAGGCTACGCCGGGTACTTCGCCGATCCGGACGGGCATCTCTGGGAAGTCGTCTGGAATCCGGCGGCGCTGCCCCCGGATTGA
- a CDS encoding MliC family protein yields the protein MIAGCSPRTSARAVEAEGSYQPAFAYVYRCEDDIRVVVRVEPESVRLERELDVRTLPQVIAASGTRYSDGVVTFWSKGLSARYETPDEKFERCTGTPAQSPWEVSRLLGYDLRAIGQEPGWLVEVATGRRMHVLADYGEVEFFVDGPVRSDGPEREKVYTGAIQTGEVVLRVRETPCEDVMSGERFPLTATLQLEGRKYSGCARYL from the coding sequence GTGATCGCGGGATGCTCACCCCGTACGTCGGCACGGGCGGTCGAAGCGGAGGGCTCCTACCAGCCGGCGTTCGCCTACGTGTACCGGTGTGAGGACGACATCCGTGTGGTCGTGCGTGTCGAGCCGGAGAGCGTACGGCTGGAGCGGGAACTGGACGTGCGCACGCTGCCCCAGGTGATCGCTGCCTCGGGCACGCGCTACAGTGACGGTGTGGTGACTTTCTGGAGCAAGGGCCTCAGTGCGCGCTACGAGACCCCGGACGAGAAGTTCGAGCGTTGCACTGGCACCCCCGCGCAGTCGCCGTGGGAGGTCTCTCGGCTGCTCGGTTACGATCTGCGTGCGATCGGGCAGGAGCCGGGATGGCTGGTGGAGGTGGCCACCGGTCGCCGGATGCACGTGCTGGCCGACTATGGCGAGGTCGAGTTCTTTGTGGACGGGCCGGTACGGAGCGACGGCCCGGAGCGGGAGAAGGTTTACACCGGCGCGATACAGACGGGAGAGGTGGTGCTGCGGGTGCGCGAGACTCCGTGCGAGGACGTGATGAGCGGCGAGCGCTTTCCACTCACGGCGACGCTGCAGCTCGAGGGGCGGAAGTACAGTGGGTGCGCCAGGTACCTGTAA
- a CDS encoding VOC family protein yields the protein MAHITSVAPVLLVRDVVAAAEHYRDRLGFTFERFWGDPPDFCMVKRDGIIVMLSQVPPQTQVVPHWKVVHQLWSAYFWVDDADVLHDEFVRRGATIDYGLSDKPYGIREFGVQDLDGHDLGFGQPL from the coding sequence ATGGCACATATCACTTCCGTCGCGCCGGTTCTGCTCGTGCGCGATGTCGTCGCTGCCGCGGAGCACTATCGCGACCGCCTGGGCTTCACCTTCGAGCGCTTCTGGGGAGATCCGCCCGACTTCTGCATGGTCAAGCGGGACGGCATCATCGTCATGCTGAGCCAGGTGCCGCCGCAGACACAGGTGGTGCCGCACTGGAAGGTCGTGCACCAGCTCTGGAGCGCCTACTTCTGGGTCGATGATGCGGATGTCCTGCACGACGAGTTCGTGCGTCGCGGCGCAACGATCGACTATGGGCTCAGCGACAAGCCGTACGGCATCCGCGAGTTCGGCGTCCAGGACCTGGATGGCCACGACCTCGGGTTCGGGCAGCCGCTGTGA
- a CDS encoding VOC family protein, which translates to MNDATRPGANGGAQPDFGWGIAPAGHRLPADTRLGPVQLQVADLERSLRYYQQVIGLRLLEKDGSGATLGAEDQRPLVVLKERPGSTPVPPRGRLGLYHFAILLPTREDLGRFLRHVGDLRQRIGASDHLVSEAVYLHDPDGLGIEVYADRPRSAWRAEGRELRMSTEPLRAHELLASAGDLPWAGLPDGTVIGHVHLHVGDLGSASSFYHDALGFDKVVWSYPGALFLSAGGYHHHLGVNTWAASERAAGEGDARLLEWTVELPRTEQVEATAESLVRAGYPVERPAPGEVVTRDPWGTLVRVRRGGAA; encoded by the coding sequence ATGAACGACGCTACACGGCCGGGAGCGAACGGGGGGGCGCAGCCGGATTTCGGCTGGGGGATTGCGCCCGCGGGGCACCGGCTTCCCGCAGACACGCGCCTCGGGCCGGTGCAACTGCAGGTGGCCGATCTCGAGCGATCACTTCGCTACTATCAGCAGGTGATCGGGCTGCGTCTGCTGGAAAAGGACGGCAGTGGTGCGACCCTCGGGGCAGAGGATCAGCGTCCATTGGTGGTGCTGAAGGAGCGGCCCGGAAGTACGCCCGTGCCGCCCCGCGGGCGGCTCGGGCTCTACCACTTCGCCATCCTGCTGCCCACGAGAGAAGATCTCGGCCGCTTTCTCCGCCACGTCGGCGACCTGCGACAGCGAATCGGCGCCTCTGACCACCTGGTCAGCGAGGCCGTCTACCTGCACGATCCCGACGGGCTCGGCATCGAGGTCTACGCCGATCGGCCGCGCTCCGCATGGCGGGCTGAAGGTCGTGAGCTGCGGATGAGCACCGAGCCGCTGCGTGCCCACGAGCTACTGGCGTCGGCCGGCGATCTTCCCTGGGCCGGCCTCCCCGACGGTACGGTCATCGGGCACGTGCACCTGCACGTGGGCGACCTCGGGTCCGCGTCGAGCTTCTACCACGACGCGCTCGGGTTCGACAAGGTCGTCTGGAGCTACCCCGGCGCGCTCTTTCTCTCCGCCGGCGGATACCACCACCACCTCGGGGTGAACACCTGGGCGGCCTCGGAGCGCGCCGCGGGCGAGGGTGATGCGCGCCTGCTCGAATGGACGGTCGAGCTCCCACGTACGGAGCAAGTCGAGGCCACCGCCGAGAGCCTGGTGCGAGCCGGCTACCCGGTCGAGCGCCCCGCTCCCGGCGAGGTCGTCACGCGAGATCCCTGGGGGACGCTGGTGCGGGTGCGGAGGGGAGGGGCGGCGTGA
- the rarD gene encoding EamA family transporter RarD has product MNDGKRGMLFATGAYLAWGLLPVYWKSLQQVPADEILAHRMTWSLGFVAILLAARGHWGWLRSVLGDRRVLLTFTASALLLSANWFLYIWAVNADHVVETSLGYFINPLVNVVLGMVFLRERLRPVQTVALLTAAAGVLYLTVNHGRLPWIALGLAFSFGLYGLLRKTATLSSLEGLALETLVLFLPALLYLLYLELEGRASFAHAGATTSLLLALAGAATAIPLLLFASGARLISMTVLGVLQYIAPTLQFLLGVFVYDEELTTERLIGFCFVWVALLIFAGEGIAHRQAALRSPPYALDNQ; this is encoded by the coding sequence ATGAACGACGGAAAGCGCGGAATGCTCTTCGCGACCGGTGCCTACCTCGCCTGGGGGTTGCTGCCGGTGTACTGGAAGAGCCTGCAGCAGGTCCCCGCCGACGAGATCCTGGCGCACCGGATGACCTGGTCGCTGGGGTTCGTGGCCATCCTCCTCGCCGCGCGCGGTCACTGGGGGTGGCTTCGATCGGTGCTGGGCGATCGGCGGGTGCTGCTGACCTTCACGGCCTCGGCGCTGCTGCTCTCGGCCAACTGGTTCCTCTACATCTGGGCGGTCAACGCCGATCACGTGGTGGAGACCAGCCTCGGCTACTTCATCAATCCGCTGGTGAACGTGGTACTGGGGATGGTCTTCCTGCGAGAGCGGCTGCGGCCTGTGCAGACGGTGGCGCTTCTGACGGCGGCCGCGGGGGTGCTATACCTGACCGTCAACCACGGACGATTGCCGTGGATCGCGCTGGGACTCGCCTTCTCCTTCGGCCTCTACGGCCTGCTGCGAAAGACGGCGACGCTGAGCTCGTTGGAAGGGCTGGCGCTGGAGACGCTGGTCCTCTTCCTTCCGGCGCTCCTCTATCTCCTGTATCTCGAGCTGGAGGGGCGCGCCAGCTTCGCCCACGCGGGGGCGACGACCTCGCTCCTGCTTGCCCTGGCGGGCGCCGCGACGGCCATCCCCCTGCTGCTCTTCGCCTCGGGCGCACGTCTCATCTCCATGACGGTCCTGGGCGTGCTGCAGTACATCGCCCCCACCCTGCAGTTCCTGCTCGGCGTCTTCGTCTACGACGAAGAGCTGACGACCGAGCGGCTGATCGGCTTCTGTTTCGTCTGGGTCGCCCTGCTCATCTTCGCCGGTGAGGGAATCGCCCATCGGCAAGCAGCGCTACGCTCCCCTCCCTACGCCCTGGACAACCAATGA
- a CDS encoding protein-glutamate O-methyltransferase CheR, with product MIKDDDPELEQLKRKIQRERGFNCHLYKDKCLRRRIAVRMRARGESTYAGYAALLDRDAVEYEQLLDALTINVTKFFRNQEMWAVLEEEVIPRLFEGAPEPRRIWSAGCASGEEIFSASILLHEWAARFGRTAELERFDLLGTDIDRRSLDAARRGSFPELSMGEMPAAYRERWFSPGPPYQLDARIQERVRFEHRDLISGEPEREQHLILCRNVIIYFDRGIQEKIFDRFYEALVPGGFLVLGKVETLLGRTRSLLRPVSNRQRIFWKPE from the coding sequence ATGATCAAGGACGATGATCCGGAGCTGGAGCAGTTGAAGCGGAAGATCCAACGCGAGCGAGGCTTCAACTGCCACCTCTACAAGGACAAGTGCTTGCGGCGGCGCATCGCGGTGCGGATGCGCGCGCGTGGGGAGAGCACGTACGCCGGGTACGCCGCCCTTCTGGACCGGGACGCGGTAGAGTACGAGCAGTTGCTGGACGCGCTCACCATCAACGTCACCAAGTTCTTCCGCAACCAGGAGATGTGGGCGGTCCTGGAAGAGGAAGTGATCCCCCGGCTCTTCGAGGGTGCCCCGGAGCCGCGGCGGATCTGGAGCGCGGGGTGCGCCAGCGGCGAGGAGATCTTCTCGGCTTCCATCCTCCTCCACGAGTGGGCGGCGCGATTCGGCCGCACCGCGGAGCTGGAGCGCTTCGACCTGCTCGGAACCGACATCGACCGCCGCAGCCTGGACGCGGCGCGGCGCGGCAGCTTTCCCGAGCTCTCCATGGGCGAGATGCCAGCCGCCTACCGGGAGCGCTGGTTCTCGCCCGGGCCGCCCTACCAGCTCGATGCCCGCATCCAGGAGCGCGTCCGCTTCGAGCACCGCGACCTCATCTCGGGCGAGCCCGAGCGGGAGCAGCATCTGATCTTGTGCCGCAACGTGATCATCTACTTCGACCGCGGCATCCAGGAGAAGATCTTCGACCGCTTCTACGAAGCCCTGGTTCCAGGCGGTTTCCTGGTATTGGGCAAGGTGGAGACCCTCCTGGGCCGAACACGCTCGCTCCTGCGCCCGGTCAGCAACCGCCAGCGGATATTCTGGAAACCGGAGTGA
- a CDS encoding sodium-dependent transporter, whose product MSHNPSNPNEAWGTRIGLILAMAGNAVGLGNFLRFPTQAASNGGGSFMIAYFVALFLLGIPLMWIEWGIGRNGGRFRKGHIPGMFAALWHHPAAKYVGVIGMVIPLVVMIYYTYIESWTLAFTWFSLSRDYWGNTTQAAMTDYLRSFQGIGGSGQHAWYTPFAFFLVTLGINIWVLSRGISGGIERLARIGMPILFLFAIVLAVTVLLLPAGPGGETAFQGLEFIYAPDLSRLDEPRVWLAAAGQIFFTLSVGMGTLQAYASYLSKKDDIALSGIATAATNETAEVVLGGTIAIPAAVVFFGVSGATAVAQSGSFNLAFASMPVVFQQLPLGNILGAMWFGLLFFAGITSSVAMLTPIVAFFREEFGFSREPVAWLMGLVTLCFGLMHIVWLEHGFLDEWDYWGGTFGLVLMAVVEVVLFMWVFKPENAWRSIHQGADIRIPSIFKFVMTWITPAYLMVILGWWGIADAIPILRLERSAGGGPVDPEAMPYILMSRGVILFFAVVFLFLIRLAWKRNNYDERAGFVEVEDAALAVPAGKEAVV is encoded by the coding sequence GTGAGTCACAACCCTTCGAATCCCAACGAAGCCTGGGGAACCCGCATCGGGCTCATTCTCGCCATGGCGGGCAACGCCGTGGGGCTGGGGAACTTCCTGCGATTCCCCACCCAGGCCGCCAGCAACGGCGGCGGCTCATTCATGATCGCCTACTTCGTCGCGCTCTTCCTGCTCGGCATTCCGTTGATGTGGATCGAGTGGGGGATCGGGCGAAACGGCGGCCGGTTTCGCAAGGGACATATTCCGGGCATGTTCGCCGCCCTCTGGCACCATCCTGCCGCCAAGTACGTCGGCGTCATCGGGATGGTGATCCCGCTGGTGGTGATGATCTACTACACCTACATCGAGAGCTGGACGCTGGCCTTCACCTGGTTCTCGCTGTCGCGGGACTACTGGGGGAACACCACGCAGGCGGCGATGACCGACTACCTGCGGTCCTTCCAGGGGATCGGAGGGAGCGGCCAGCACGCGTGGTACACCCCGTTCGCGTTCTTCCTGGTCACTCTCGGAATCAACATCTGGGTCCTGTCGCGGGGGATCTCCGGCGGGATCGAGCGGCTCGCCCGCATCGGGATGCCGATCCTCTTCCTCTTCGCCATCGTCCTGGCAGTGACGGTGTTGTTGCTCCCGGCGGGTCCGGGTGGGGAAACCGCTTTCCAGGGGCTGGAGTTCATCTACGCTCCCGACCTCTCGCGGTTGGACGAGCCGAGGGTCTGGCTGGCGGCCGCGGGGCAGATCTTCTTCACCCTCTCGGTGGGCATGGGGACGCTGCAGGCTTACGCCTCCTACCTCTCCAAGAAGGACGACATCGCTTTGTCGGGCATCGCCACCGCGGCCACCAACGAGACCGCTGAGGTCGTCCTCGGCGGCACGATCGCCATCCCGGCGGCGGTGGTCTTCTTCGGTGTGAGCGGCGCGACTGCCGTGGCGCAGTCCGGCTCCTTCAACCTGGCTTTCGCTTCGATGCCGGTGGTCTTCCAGCAGCTCCCGCTGGGCAACATTCTCGGGGCGATGTGGTTCGGGCTTCTCTTCTTTGCCGGGATCACCTCGTCGGTGGCGATGCTCACCCCGATCGTGGCCTTCTTCCGTGAGGAGTTCGGATTTAGCCGCGAGCCAGTGGCCTGGCTGATGGGCTTGGTCACGCTGTGCTTCGGCTTGATGCACATCGTCTGGCTCGAGCACGGCTTCCTGGACGAATGGGACTACTGGGGCGGAACGTTCGGCCTGGTGTTGATGGCGGTGGTGGAAGTGGTCCTTTTCATGTGGGTCTTCAAGCCGGAGAATGCCTGGCGTAGCATCCACCAGGGCGCTGACATTCGCATTCCTTCCATCTTCAAGTTCGTGATGACGTGGATCACCCCGGCCTACCTGATGGTGATCCTGGGGTGGTGGGGGATTGCGGACGCGATTCCGATCCTTCGTCTCGAGCGCTCGGCAGGGGGCGGGCCGGTCGATCCGGAGGCGATGCCGTACATCCTGATGTCGCGCGGCGTGATCCTGTTCTTTGCGGTGGTCTTCCTCTTCCTGATCCGGCTGGCCTGGAAGCGCAACAACTACGACGAGCGGGCCGGATTCGTGGAGGTCGAGGATGCGGCGCTGGCGGTTCCCGCGGGTAAGGAGGCGGTGGTATGA
- a CDS encoding MarR family transcriptional regulator, translating into MDYRLAAEQMAAECLCFRARRVSRVLTRIYDEELRPLGIQATQLTLLNAVAIGGEAGARMNRLAEILAMDATTLSRNLRPLARQGLLRIERSTRDRRVRIARLTHAGRDRVARALPLWRRAQERIEQALGAALASDLRTRMDAAVEAGAGSEVSLPVPARTGTGD; encoded by the coding sequence ATGGATTACCGACTCGCTGCGGAGCAGATGGCCGCCGAGTGCCTGTGCTTCCGCGCCCGCAGAGTTTCCCGGGTCCTGACCCGGATATATGATGAGGAATTGCGTCCCCTGGGGATCCAGGCGACCCAGCTCACGCTGCTCAACGCGGTAGCGATCGGCGGGGAGGCAGGAGCCCGGATGAATCGCCTCGCGGAGATCCTCGCCATGGACGCCACCACGCTCTCGCGCAACCTGCGCCCCTTGGCGCGTCAGGGGCTTCTTCGCATCGAGCGCTCGACGCGCGATCGCCGGGTCAGGATTGCCCGGCTCACCCACGCTGGACGAGACCGGGTCGCTCGTGCCCTTCCACTCTGGAGGCGCGCGCAGGAGCGGATCGAGCAAGCCCTCGGCGCCGCGCTGGCTTCGGACCTGCGCACCAGGATGGATGCGGCCGTTGAGGCCGGTGCCGGCTCGGAGGTGAGTCTACCGGTTCCCGCGAGAACCGGCACCGGCGACTGA
- a CDS encoding flavin reductase family protein yields the protein MVRPNRRPIQASIRTSSAESGGDFAGLMREALSHWASGVAVLAASDGEEIDAITVSAFASLSLEPPLVLACVGEHASILPMLREEQRFVVSILSAAQQHAAGTVAQRLPGMTELFQSLERPVVIDAPAALECALWEEYAGGDHRIIVGRVESVTLGPEAPPLLYHRRQYQSLT from the coding sequence ATGGTTCGTCCCAACCGTCGACCGATTCAGGCCTCGATCCGTACCTCCTCCGCGGAGAGCGGCGGGGATTTCGCCGGGCTGATGCGGGAAGCCCTGTCGCACTGGGCGAGTGGTGTAGCGGTGCTCGCCGCCAGCGACGGGGAGGAGATCGATGCGATCACGGTCAGCGCCTTTGCCTCTCTCTCGCTCGAGCCTCCACTCGTGCTCGCCTGCGTGGGTGAGCACGCCTCCATCCTGCCCATGCTCCGCGAGGAGCAGCGGTTCGTGGTGAGCATCCTCTCCGCCGCGCAGCAACACGCCGCCGGGACGGTCGCCCAGCGACTTCCGGGGATGACGGAGCTCTTCCAGAGCCTGGAGCGTCCCGTGGTGATCGACGCCCCCGCGGCGCTCGAGTGTGCGCTGTGGGAAGAATACGCGGGTGGCGATCACCGCATCATCGTCGGGCGAGTGGAATCCGTCACGCTCGGGCCGGAAGCGCCGCCGCTCCTCTACCACCGCCGCCAGTACCAGAGCCTCACCTGA
- a CDS encoding chemotaxis protein CheW has product MRLLTFSLAETVHAVELSTVEGVARWEEVEGRGLPLLDLARWLGYGGEEDRQEGRAPVLVLQAGGRRALMRVDRSGEVLEVATDAARDPPEIFPRHLLKGVIEHGGGLVVWLDGEALVQEAWRSAREEPA; this is encoded by the coding sequence ATGCGTCTGCTCACCTTTTCGCTCGCGGAGACCGTCCACGCGGTGGAGCTGTCCACCGTGGAGGGGGTGGCGCGTTGGGAGGAGGTCGAGGGGCGCGGGCTGCCGTTGTTGGACCTGGCGCGGTGGCTCGGGTATGGGGGAGAGGAGGATCGGCAGGAGGGGCGGGCCCCGGTGCTGGTGCTGCAGGCTGGCGGGCGACGGGCGCTGATGCGGGTCGACCGATCCGGTGAGGTACTCGAGGTGGCTACGGACGCCGCCCGGGATCCGCCGGAGATCTTTCCGCGCCACCTGTTGAAGGGGGTGATCGAGCACGGGGGTGGACTGGTGGTGTGGCTCGACGGAGAGGCCCTGGTTCAGGAGGCCTGGAGGTCGGCCCGAGAGGAGCCGGCATGA
- a CDS encoding tetratricopeptide repeat protein, with the protein MTAADYLRDRYETLVREVERLDRSTPAEQRSELRRRIIDLYHEVDAAAARLLELRESVQELGERYRSSVASIVTIAASGSTDAAQPADGSALARADDLDVSTYLDRAWNRLASCRYEDALAEVNRALERVPGSEDAATLRGWALMRLDRLEEARQALESVLRLNSSAALARASLGYVALREGRFAEALEHLSLAARDATDRKAVLYAHLYLGMLYTRRALYRDGRGFLARALELGPSLVEAYWEMGRSYYLEGQFTQALETWRRGAEVNRFDPWGERCQEAVERAEAGAPLPLGWEAERAAPASSPDGVARSERP; encoded by the coding sequence ATGACTGCCGCGGATTATCTGCGGGACCGCTACGAGACGCTGGTGCGCGAGGTCGAACGGCTCGATCGATCGACCCCGGCCGAGCAGCGGAGCGAGCTCCGGCGACGAATCATCGACCTGTACCACGAGGTGGATGCTGCTGCCGCGCGCCTGCTCGAGTTACGTGAGTCCGTGCAGGAGCTGGGTGAGCGCTACCGAAGCTCCGTCGCCTCGATCGTGACGATTGCCGCATCCGGGTCGACCGACGCCGCTCAACCAGCGGACGGTTCCGCGCTCGCCCGGGCCGACGATCTGGACGTGTCGACGTATCTCGACCGTGCCTGGAACCGGTTGGCCAGCTGCCGGTACGAGGATGCCCTGGCCGAGGTGAACCGGGCGCTCGAGAGGGTGCCGGGCAGCGAGGATGCCGCAACTTTGCGCGGGTGGGCTCTGATGCGGCTGGATCGGCTCGAGGAGGCGCGGCAGGCACTCGAGTCGGTGCTCCGCCTGAACTCCTCTGCGGCGCTGGCACGGGCGAGTCTCGGATACGTGGCTCTACGGGAGGGTCGATTCGCCGAGGCGCTGGAGCATCTCTCCCTCGCCGCGCGGGACGCCACGGATCGCAAGGCAGTGCTCTATGCCCATCTCTATCTGGGGATGCTCTACACGCGCCGTGCCCTCTACCGCGACGGCCGCGGTTTCCTGGCACGGGCGCTCGAGCTGGGGCCCTCGCTGGTGGAGGCCTACTGGGAGATGGGGCGATCGTACTACCTTGAAGGCCAGTTCACGCAAGCGTTGGAGACTTGGCGCCGCGGCGCCGAGGTGAACCGCTTCGACCCGTGGGGAGAGCGATGCCAGGAAGCGGTCGAGCGGGCGGAGGCGGGTGCGCCGCTTCCGCTCGGATGGGAGGCCGAGCGGGCCGCCCCGGCATCGTCACCCGATGGCGTGGCCCGCTCCGAGCGGCCGTAG